In one Mycobacterium heckeshornense genomic region, the following are encoded:
- a CDS encoding enoyl-CoA hydratase-related protein codes for MEQRTLNAIIYQRDPPIARIILNRVDKANTKDSTLVREVDDCLHQADRDGEIKVVILKANGEGFCGGHVARWGPDENPYPEFGNTFEELYKGTADLFLWPTLYLWEFPKPTISQIHGYCMGGGIYLGLLTDFCVASEDAYFQMPLAQSLGEPGGHTMIEPWLMMNWHRVMDWLLLAPTLSAREAFEWGLLNKVVPRDDLENTVEDMARRIAQIPLTTLMAVKNSVKRAWELMGMRVHLQVSHILTNMVGAASDVQARRAELLRSGLKPRDFVGRDDYGAAPT; via the coding sequence ATGGAGCAGCGCACCCTCAACGCGATCATCTATCAACGGGATCCACCGATTGCCCGGATCATCCTCAACCGCGTCGACAAGGCCAACACCAAGGACTCAACCCTGGTGCGCGAAGTTGACGATTGTCTGCACCAGGCAGACCGCGACGGAGAAATCAAAGTCGTGATCCTCAAGGCCAATGGCGAGGGCTTCTGCGGTGGACATGTGGCACGGTGGGGTCCCGACGAGAACCCCTACCCGGAGTTCGGCAACACCTTCGAGGAACTGTACAAGGGCACCGCTGATCTGTTTTTGTGGCCGACGCTGTACCTGTGGGAATTTCCCAAACCCACGATCTCGCAGATCCACGGTTACTGCATGGGCGGTGGCATTTATCTGGGCCTGTTGACCGATTTCTGCGTGGCATCCGAGGACGCCTACTTCCAGATGCCGCTTGCCCAAAGCCTCGGCGAGCCAGGCGGGCACACCATGATCGAGCCGTGGCTGATGATGAACTGGCACCGGGTCATGGACTGGCTTTTGTTGGCGCCCACGCTGTCTGCTCGGGAAGCGTTCGAATGGGGCTTGCTTAACAAGGTAGTGCCACGAGACGACCTCGAGAACACGGTCGAGGACATGGCCCGCCGGATCGCCCAAATTCCGTTGACGACCTTGATGGCCGTCAAGAACAGCGTAAAGCGGGCCTGGGAATTGATGGGCATGCGTGTGCACCTCCAGGTCAGCCACATATTGACGAACATGGTCGGCGCGGCATCGGACGTTCAGGCCCGGCGAGCCGAGCTGTTGCGATCAGGCCTGAAGCCCAGGGATTTCGTCGGCCGCGACGACTACGGCGCCGCGCCAACGTGA
- a CDS encoding class I adenylate-forming enzyme family protein, with protein MSVGPIAAGVAPGQEHDGIPFGTRLRQLAEQSGDERAVVTVAPDGRTHAMTFGELDARANQWARALAAAGAEMGSLVALAIPNSEELVLAALGCWKIGAVPVPMRWDLPDWERSRVLKVIDPVVLVDEQHRSALTLRAAGESDHPLPDVVSPMVNGICSSGSTGLPKVILNLARALWTPEHSVPFMAHWMPVPQPQTILVPGPMYHTNGFAPLNNLLGGDRLVILEKFDAAIVVDSIERYRITNFTATPTMLARIAALPDIRRRDFSSVAWILQGAAVMPPALLHTWFELLSPEQILMAYGMTENLGLTALRGDEWLAHRGSVGRGFRGTEIRILDEQGNELGPGEQGEVYLRAPMSAGYRYLGGAPPLPSTPDGFRSAGDIGHLDTDGYLYIADRRVDMIITGGANVFPAEVECALAEHPDIDDVVVIGLSDPQWGRRVHAVVQLADSSALTEQQVIDYAKSRLAAYKVPKTVEFVDQIPRTAATKVNRSAMVQSRGG; from the coding sequence GTGAGCGTCGGACCCATCGCCGCCGGGGTCGCCCCCGGTCAGGAGCATGACGGGATCCCGTTCGGGACCCGGCTGCGGCAACTTGCGGAGCAGTCCGGCGACGAGCGGGCTGTGGTCACCGTGGCGCCCGACGGGCGCACACACGCCATGACCTTTGGTGAACTGGACGCTCGCGCCAATCAATGGGCCCGAGCCCTGGCCGCAGCTGGTGCGGAGATGGGTTCGCTTGTGGCGCTGGCGATCCCGAATTCAGAGGAATTGGTCTTGGCTGCGCTGGGGTGTTGGAAGATCGGGGCCGTCCCCGTTCCGATGCGCTGGGATCTGCCCGACTGGGAACGTTCGCGAGTGCTCAAGGTGATCGACCCCGTCGTCCTTGTCGACGAACAGCACAGGTCGGCGCTGACGCTTCGCGCGGCAGGAGAGTCCGACCACCCGCTACCAGATGTGGTCTCCCCCATGGTCAATGGGATATGCAGCAGCGGTTCGACCGGCCTGCCGAAGGTGATCCTCAACCTGGCGCGGGCACTGTGGACGCCCGAGCACAGCGTCCCGTTTATGGCGCACTGGATGCCGGTGCCTCAGCCGCAGACGATCCTGGTGCCCGGGCCGATGTATCACACCAACGGCTTCGCCCCGCTCAATAACCTGCTGGGCGGTGACCGCCTGGTGATACTGGAAAAGTTCGACGCCGCAATAGTTGTCGACTCGATCGAACGATACCGGATCACCAACTTCACCGCCACGCCGACGATGCTGGCACGCATCGCCGCACTACCCGATATCCGCCGACGCGATTTCTCCAGCGTCGCATGGATTCTGCAGGGCGCCGCCGTGATGCCACCCGCGCTGCTGCACACCTGGTTCGAACTACTCAGCCCCGAGCAGATCTTGATGGCCTACGGGATGACGGAGAATCTCGGGCTCACCGCGTTGCGCGGCGACGAGTGGCTGGCGCATCGTGGCAGCGTGGGACGCGGATTCCGGGGCACCGAGATCCGGATCCTCGATGAGCAAGGCAACGAGCTGGGCCCCGGAGAGCAAGGCGAGGTCTACCTGCGCGCTCCGATGAGCGCGGGATACCGCTATCTGGGCGGAGCACCGCCCCTGCCGTCAACCCCGGACGGATTTCGTTCTGCCGGGGATATCGGCCACCTGGACACGGACGGTTACCTCTACATCGCCGACCGTCGCGTTGACATGATCATCACCGGCGGCGCGAACGTCTTCCCGGCAGAGGTGGAGTGCGCCCTTGCCGAGCACCCCGACATTGACGACGTCGTGGTCATCGGACTCTCCGACCCGCAATGGGGACGCCGAGTCCACGCCGTGGTACAGCTAGCCGACTCGTCTGCGCTGACCGAGCAGCAGGTGATCGACTACGCCAAGAGCCGACTCGCCGCCTATAAGGTGCCCAAGACGGTCGAGTTTGTCGATCAGATCCCCCGCACTGCCGCGACAAAGGTCAACCGATCCGCGATGGTCCAATCCAGGGGCGGATGA
- a CDS encoding NAD(P)/FAD-dependent oxidoreductase translates to MYDRMKAARLGQRAVILGGSVAGLCAAAAVSPHFSQVVILERDELPDVADHRRGVPQSRHPHFLLNAGRTALEHLYPGIEAELIAGGALELNPGRDAAYCESRGWAPRKAGAMTMIYCSRILLERTLRDRACALANVAIRERTTVHGLAFDGQHVTGVRYSPADTTGGEETDTYDLVVDALGRGSKVAYWLTTAGFPAVQTLTLDAKVTYSSRWYRRPPPSADDWWWQLVVLPAATRGAKPVEHDYLSTIFPIENERWIAFMGSWGHEMPSSNDDFEECAQRIRTPAFSAALKRAEPISDVHVTRATANKWRRYDRLAQPPLGIISVGDSICAYNPLYGQGMSAAAVTAVILAETLDTTTCLDADFYRRFLLRQSHYLQIPWDTAITRDQGYKHAVGTEVLQSAVRRRLMNRLAWPMFNLLSAASREDPVIEDHFSRVFNIEQSLRDMITNPVVLSRLARYQLKVFLGRTRLPRYFDALGDPPSTDYSTP, encoded by the coding sequence ATGTATGATCGTATGAAAGCTGCCCGCTTAGGTCAACGAGCCGTCATCCTCGGAGGCAGCGTCGCGGGGTTGTGCGCGGCTGCGGCCGTGTCACCGCATTTCAGCCAGGTAGTGATTCTCGAACGCGACGAGCTGCCCGACGTCGCTGACCACCGTCGCGGTGTACCGCAAAGTAGACACCCGCACTTCCTGTTGAACGCAGGCCGTACGGCACTTGAGCATCTCTACCCCGGCATCGAAGCAGAACTGATCGCTGGCGGCGCGCTCGAGCTCAACCCAGGCAGGGACGCCGCGTATTGCGAATCCCGTGGGTGGGCGCCACGGAAAGCCGGCGCGATGACGATGATCTACTGCTCGCGCATCTTGTTGGAGCGCACGCTGCGCGACCGTGCCTGCGCACTGGCGAATGTGGCCATTCGCGAACGCACGACTGTGCACGGTTTAGCGTTTGACGGTCAACACGTGACCGGGGTCCGGTATTCGCCAGCGGACACCACCGGCGGCGAAGAGACAGATACCTACGATCTCGTCGTCGACGCCTTGGGCCGCGGCTCGAAGGTCGCCTACTGGCTCACGACGGCCGGGTTTCCCGCCGTGCAGACCTTGACGCTGGACGCCAAAGTGACCTACTCGTCGCGGTGGTACCGTCGGCCACCGCCGTCTGCCGACGATTGGTGGTGGCAATTGGTGGTACTTCCGGCGGCTACCCGCGGTGCAAAGCCGGTCGAACACGATTATCTGTCCACGATCTTCCCGATCGAAAACGAACGCTGGATCGCGTTCATGGGATCATGGGGCCACGAAATGCCCAGCAGCAACGATGATTTCGAAGAGTGCGCCCAGCGGATACGAACCCCGGCCTTCAGCGCAGCACTCAAACGCGCAGAGCCGATCTCGGATGTGCATGTTACCCGCGCCACCGCTAACAAGTGGCGACGCTATGACCGCCTGGCCCAGCCACCGCTTGGAATTATCTCTGTCGGCGACTCGATATGCGCCTACAACCCGCTATACGGCCAAGGGATGAGCGCCGCGGCTGTCACAGCCGTGATCCTGGCCGAAACACTCGACACAACTACGTGTTTGGACGCTGACTTTTACCGGCGCTTCCTGCTGCGCCAGAGCCACTACCTTCAAATCCCCTGGGATACGGCGATCACCCGTGATCAGGGCTACAAGCACGCGGTGGGCACGGAGGTACTCCAGTCCGCTGTACGCAGGCGGCTGATGAACCGTCTCGCCTGGCCGATGTTCAACTTGCTCTCGGCGGCTTCGCGAGAAGATCCCGTCATTGAAGACCACTTCAGCCGCGTCTTCAACATCGAGCAGTCATTGCGCGACATGATCACCAACCCTGTCGTGCTGAGCCGACTCGCCCGCTACCAGCTCAAGGTGTTTCTCGGTCGCACGCGGCTGCCCAGATACTTCGATGCTCTCGGCGATCCCCCTTCGACCGACTACAGCACGCCATAA
- a CDS encoding acyl-CoA dehydrogenase family protein: MNTALPEDISEFATVAAKRFARLGGPQAALRAETDDAVRDEAGRALLDLGAYDLDVRSSADELLAAAVLCQAAGATVLPYPLVEELLSIDGARLALVNPRGPRIDHGDLPGEWVAVDLDANRYHPRLSSRANAKLGPFLVPATLSALEGTVPPADVALHLLLGSWRILGAVQRALQIVTDHVNTRIQFGKPLADFQAVRFAVADAAVAVRGLEELAKYTVWRSESARPQAFSADALVLRLKAVDTARHVLRTSHQLLGALGFCDESDVSVIDRHTQPLIRLPVSAEELALRLIPGVRDGRLETLFNQPVAAP; this comes from the coding sequence GTGAATACTGCTCTGCCAGAAGATATTTCCGAGTTCGCCACTGTCGCCGCCAAGCGCTTCGCGCGACTGGGCGGGCCGCAGGCCGCGCTGCGGGCAGAGACCGACGACGCAGTCCGCGACGAGGCGGGCCGTGCGCTGCTCGACCTCGGCGCGTACGACCTCGATGTGCGCTCCTCGGCAGATGAGCTGCTCGCCGCCGCGGTGTTGTGCCAGGCTGCCGGTGCCACCGTGTTGCCTTATCCACTTGTCGAGGAGTTGCTTTCGATCGATGGTGCCCGGCTGGCGCTGGTGAATCCCAGAGGGCCACGCATCGACCACGGAGACCTGCCGGGTGAGTGGGTTGCCGTCGACCTGGACGCCAACCGGTATCACCCTCGGCTGTCGTCACGTGCCAACGCCAAGCTGGGGCCATTTCTTGTGCCGGCCACCCTGAGTGCGCTGGAGGGAACGGTGCCGCCCGCTGACGTCGCACTGCACCTGCTCCTGGGGTCGTGGCGGATTCTCGGTGCGGTGCAGCGGGCACTGCAGATCGTCACCGACCACGTCAACACCCGCATACAGTTCGGCAAACCACTGGCGGACTTTCAGGCCGTCCGGTTCGCCGTCGCGGATGCGGCCGTGGCGGTACGTGGGCTTGAGGAACTCGCCAAGTACACCGTCTGGAGATCGGAATCAGCGCGGCCGCAGGCTTTTTCGGCTGATGCGCTGGTTCTTCGCCTCAAGGCCGTCGACACCGCACGCCATGTGCTGCGCACGTCGCATCAGTTGCTCGGCGCGCTGGGTTTCTGCGACGAATCCGACGTCAGCGTCATCGACCGTCACACCCAACCGCTGATCCGACTGCCGGTCAGCGCCGAGGAACTCGCTTTGCGCCTGATCCCCGGCGTGCGCGACGGGCGGCTAGAAACGCTGTTCAACCAACCGGTGGCCGCGCCGTGA
- a CDS encoding acyl-CoA dehydrogenase family protein — translation MTKMDYDLGPDAGELRKRLRQLIAGHIPEGFLGACTDDPQDLATTESFCKLLASEGLLALAWPKEHGGGGGSIWQQTVLREEMWAHHEPRGAQYMGINWVGPAVMRYGTTEQKAQHLSAIASGEVIWCQGFSEPEAGTDLASLRTRAVPDGDGWRITGQKVWTSYAQMASWCVLAACTDPDAPKARRLTLFLIPMDRPGITVRPIRSMLGPHHLNEMFLDSVQAFPGDVLGEVGDGWRVMREALAFERVGIARYARCESLLERMHTELGDDWERLPESIRSRWVRALVDLRVARLLAYRAVSLQDDPSAGAAASAARIAATTCDQQVGELLFDVLGPVALDSGYSAPLHGAVEDHWRYAQAATVASGTIEVQKMLVARDVLGEHR, via the coding sequence ATGACGAAAATGGACTACGACCTCGGCCCCGACGCTGGCGAACTGCGGAAGCGGTTGCGGCAGCTGATCGCTGGCCATATCCCCGAGGGCTTCCTGGGCGCCTGCACCGATGACCCGCAAGATCTTGCCACCACCGAGTCCTTCTGCAAACTCCTGGCTTCCGAAGGCCTGCTCGCACTGGCCTGGCCGAAAGAGCACGGCGGCGGAGGGGGCTCGATCTGGCAGCAGACGGTGTTGCGGGAAGAGATGTGGGCCCACCATGAACCGCGTGGTGCACAGTACATGGGGATCAACTGGGTCGGCCCCGCGGTGATGCGCTATGGCACGACTGAACAAAAGGCGCAACACCTGTCGGCGATTGCATCCGGCGAAGTGATCTGGTGCCAAGGATTTTCCGAACCGGAAGCAGGAACCGATCTGGCATCGCTGCGTACCCGCGCGGTTCCCGACGGCGACGGGTGGCGTATCACCGGCCAGAAGGTGTGGACATCGTATGCGCAGATGGCCTCATGGTGTGTGCTGGCCGCGTGTACCGACCCGGATGCACCGAAAGCACGGCGGCTAACGCTGTTTCTCATTCCGATGGACCGCCCGGGGATCACGGTGCGACCGATCCGGTCGATGCTTGGCCCGCATCACCTCAACGAGATGTTCCTCGATAGTGTGCAGGCGTTTCCCGGCGATGTCCTCGGCGAGGTCGGCGACGGCTGGCGGGTAATGCGCGAAGCGCTGGCATTCGAGCGCGTCGGCATCGCCCGCTACGCGCGGTGTGAGTCGCTGCTGGAGCGGATGCATACCGAGCTCGGCGATGACTGGGAGCGGCTACCGGAATCGATTCGTAGCCGCTGGGTCCGGGCGCTGGTCGATTTGCGGGTTGCCCGGCTGCTGGCCTACCGGGCGGTGTCGCTGCAAGATGACCCATCGGCTGGAGCGGCGGCCAGCGCGGCTCGTATCGCGGCCACCACCTGCGATCAACAGGTTGGCGAGCTGCTGTTTGACGTCTTGGGTCCGGTTGCGCTGGACAGCGGCTACTCAGCGCCTTTGCATGGCGCGGTCGAAGACCATTGGCGCTACGCGCAGGCAGCGACCGTGGCATCGGGAACCATCGAGGTGCAGAAAATGCTCGTGGCACGCGACGTCTTGGGAGAACATCGGTGA
- a CDS encoding amidohydrolase family protein, translated as MPSRELPFPVFDADNHMYESQEALTKFLPDNRKHVIDYVQVRGRTKIVVRGHISEYIPNPTFEVVARPGAQEEYFRHGSKGKSYREIMGEPMKAIPAFREPGPRLEVMDELGVDYALMFPTLASLVEERMKDDPELTHDVIHALNQWMYETWSFNYKERIFATPVITLPIVDRALEELEWCLERGARTVLVRPAPVPGYRGSRSFGFEEFDPFWQACIKAGIPVSMHASDSGYAEFLNVWEPGDEFLPFKPTAFRSLAMGHRPIEDAMGALICHGALSRNPELRILSIENGAEWVPHLFKGLKGVYKKMPNAFAEDPIETFKRCIYISPFWEDNFVDIVKMVGSDRVVFGSDWPHPEGLADPLTFVDELSGLDQEDVEKIMGGNLMKLMKVSQPAKQVSA; from the coding sequence ATGCCGTCCCGCGAGCTGCCGTTTCCGGTGTTTGACGCCGACAACCACATGTACGAATCGCAGGAAGCGTTGACCAAGTTCCTGCCGGACAACCGCAAGCATGTGATCGACTACGTGCAGGTGCGCGGTCGCACCAAGATCGTGGTGCGCGGCCACATCAGCGAATACATCCCCAACCCCACCTTCGAGGTGGTGGCCCGCCCGGGAGCGCAGGAAGAGTACTTCCGCCACGGCAGCAAGGGCAAGAGCTACCGCGAGATCATGGGCGAGCCGATGAAGGCGATCCCCGCCTTCCGCGAACCGGGGCCACGGCTGGAGGTGATGGACGAGCTCGGCGTCGACTATGCGCTGATGTTCCCCACACTGGCCAGCCTGGTCGAAGAGCGGATGAAGGATGACCCGGAGCTGACCCACGACGTCATCCACGCCCTCAATCAGTGGATGTACGAAACCTGGTCGTTCAACTACAAGGAGCGCATCTTCGCCACCCCGGTGATCACGTTGCCGATCGTCGACCGTGCTCTCGAAGAACTCGAATGGTGCCTGGAGCGCGGTGCGCGCACCGTGCTGGTCCGCCCGGCGCCGGTGCCCGGCTACCGCGGCAGCCGCTCGTTCGGTTTCGAGGAGTTTGACCCGTTCTGGCAAGCCTGCATCAAAGCCGGTATTCCGGTGTCGATGCACGCATCCGACAGCGGCTACGCCGAATTCCTCAACGTCTGGGAGCCCGGCGACGAGTTCCTGCCGTTCAAGCCCACTGCGTTCCGCAGCCTCGCGATGGGCCATCGGCCGATCGAGGACGCGATGGGTGCATTGATCTGCCACGGCGCGCTGTCACGCAACCCGGAGCTGCGGATCCTTTCGATCGAAAACGGCGCGGAGTGGGTGCCCCATTTGTTCAAGGGCCTCAAGGGTGTCTACAAGAAGATGCCGAATGCGTTTGCCGAAGACCCGATCGAGACGTTCAAGCGCTGCATCTACATCAGCCCGTTCTGGGAGGACAACTTCGTCGACATCGTCAAAATGGTGGGGTCTGACCGGGTCGTGTTCGGCTCGGACTGGCCGCACCCCGAGGGATTGGCGGACCCGCTGACCTTCGTCGACGAGCTCTCCGGCCTGGATCAGGAAGACGTCGAAAAGATCATGGGCGGCAACCTGATGAAGTTGATGAAGGTTTCGCAGCCAGCGAAACAGGTCAGCGCGTAA
- a CDS encoding acyl-CoA dehydrogenase family protein produces MTTTATPEVVSDFAAWLTEFLPDDYRQRYRDYRWDLTLRRDYQRAAFEAGWLQPTWPREHGGRSLGLREAMEIRIEAALRSAPKLPNIAGPNVVAPAIRQFGTPEQVDRLLVPLLRGDEWWALGMSEPEAGSDFAGLRTRAQRDGDVFRVNGRKIWTTQAHLSRWCALYVRTDPGAPKHHGISCLILDLQSPGVTVKPIRMASISDETFCEMFLDDVEVPVTNLLGPLHGGWQVALSSLHHERQMIWIMNWVEIQRGLDSIRGTESEDIFADLGSLLADAEALRATGYRALNDELAGRPSPEADILKLMGSVTLQRVWELSATAAGPHSNCDPDLLFERQDALAATIYGGTSEIQRNIIGERLLGLPKG; encoded by the coding sequence GTGACAACGACTGCGACACCGGAAGTAGTCAGCGACTTCGCCGCCTGGCTGACCGAGTTCTTGCCGGACGACTACCGGCAGCGGTATCGGGACTACCGTTGGGACCTCACGCTGCGGCGCGACTACCAGCGTGCCGCCTTCGAAGCGGGATGGCTGCAGCCGACGTGGCCGCGCGAGCACGGCGGACGGTCACTGGGTTTGCGGGAGGCGATGGAGATCCGGATCGAGGCGGCGCTGCGCTCGGCGCCCAAGCTGCCTAACATCGCTGGGCCCAACGTCGTTGCTCCGGCGATTCGGCAGTTCGGCACCCCGGAGCAGGTCGACCGGCTGCTGGTACCGCTACTCCGCGGCGACGAGTGGTGGGCGCTGGGCATGTCCGAGCCGGAGGCCGGATCGGACTTCGCCGGCTTGCGCACCCGCGCACAGCGAGACGGTGACGTGTTCCGGGTCAACGGCCGCAAGATCTGGACGACGCAAGCACACCTCTCACGGTGGTGCGCGCTGTATGTCCGCACCGATCCGGGCGCACCTAAACACCACGGTATTTCCTGCCTGATCCTCGACCTGCAGTCGCCCGGGGTGACTGTCAAACCCATTCGGATGGCATCGATCTCCGATGAGACGTTCTGCGAGATGTTTCTCGACGACGTCGAGGTGCCGGTGACCAACCTGCTGGGGCCGCTGCACGGCGGCTGGCAAGTCGCATTGTCGTCGCTGCACCACGAACGCCAGATGATCTGGATCATGAACTGGGTGGAAATCCAGCGCGGCCTCGACTCGATCCGGGGCACCGAAAGCGAGGACATCTTCGCCGACCTGGGCTCGCTGCTTGCCGACGCCGAAGCGCTGCGGGCCACCGGATACCGGGCGCTAAACGACGAACTTGCTGGTCGGCCCAGCCCCGAAGCAGACATCCTTAAGCTAATGGGATCTGTTACACTGCAACGTGTTTGGGAACTTAGCGCGACTGCGGCCGGCCCGCACTCCAACTGCGACCCAGACCTGCTGTTCGAACGTCAGGACGCGCTGGCGGCGACCATCTACGGCGGTACGTCGGAGATCCAGCGCAACATCATCGGCGAGCGGCTACTCGGACTGCCGAAGGGATGA
- a CDS encoding hotdog fold thioesterase, translating into MAAPDEADTTRGERFIKTAVTILGETGRTDFTVQEVVARAKTSLRAFYQHFSSKDDLLLALFDATMAQSARAWRTETTGMEASAALKLVIDRISAQPESSTQDSLNRALTLYNQQLAETRPRDYARVLSPLYQLIRDIVDRGITEGAFRPGLDIGAASAIVMQTLLGALRLHWLGAELNGTPIDAGQLYDFCMRALGAGHGDTASPSLSELFAQIGIRDSAHHDDAMEIPVGPHVVNTSGALQGGLIATLADVAAGQLGLRHLPPGSRFTTADLFVRYLRPVREGFARAVPRILRAGRRSLVAQVDIFRSVDDELAATATVNFAVMERDNGESR; encoded by the coding sequence ATGGCCGCCCCGGACGAAGCCGACACAACCCGCGGAGAACGCTTCATCAAGACTGCGGTCACGATCCTGGGGGAAACCGGGCGCACCGACTTCACCGTGCAAGAGGTCGTCGCGCGCGCCAAGACGTCGCTGCGTGCCTTCTACCAGCACTTCAGCAGCAAGGACGACCTATTGCTGGCGCTATTCGATGCAACCATGGCCCAGTCGGCGCGGGCCTGGCGCACCGAAACCACCGGGATGGAGGCCAGCGCCGCGCTCAAGCTGGTGATCGACCGCATCAGCGCACAACCGGAATCGAGCACCCAGGACAGTCTCAACCGGGCCTTGACCCTCTACAACCAGCAGCTGGCCGAGACCCGGCCCCGCGACTACGCCCGCGTGCTTTCTCCGCTATACCAACTCATCCGCGACATCGTTGACCGCGGCATCACCGAAGGGGCATTTCGCCCCGGCCTGGACATTGGAGCCGCGTCGGCCATCGTCATGCAGACTTTGCTCGGCGCGCTTCGGCTGCATTGGCTGGGCGCCGAATTGAACGGAACCCCGATCGACGCCGGCCAACTCTACGACTTTTGCATGCGCGCCTTGGGTGCCGGCCACGGTGACACCGCGTCGCCGTCGCTGTCGGAGCTGTTCGCTCAGATCGGCATCCGCGACTCCGCCCACCACGACGACGCCATGGAGATACCGGTCGGTCCACACGTGGTCAACACCTCGGGCGCGCTGCAGGGCGGTCTGATCGCCACGTTGGCCGACGTGGCCGCGGGACAGCTCGGGCTTCGGCATTTGCCGCCGGGAAGCCGCTTCACCACTGCCGACCTTTTCGTTCGCTACCTGCGGCCGGTCCGGGAGGGCTTTGCTCGAGCGGTCCCGCGGATCCTGCGGGCCGGTCGGCGGTCCCTCGTCGCGCAGGTCGACATCTTCCGCAGCGTCGACGACGAGCTCGCCGCGACCGCCACCGTCAATTTCGCCGTGATGGAACGCGATAACGGTGAGTCCCGCTGA
- a CDS encoding acyl-CoA dehydrogenase family protein: protein MDVGLNSEQLALRDSVRDILRTECPPDVARQALTDPERWRTLWKTVVDLGWTELATPGGDFGMVERTVVLEECGAAIAPVPLLSSVGLAAGVLRACGPAGHGALGEIADGVVAALAVHPPGQRLPGVPMTLQDGRLRGRAVAVADLARAELMVTLATADDGVVAAVTRVGDGISIQPADCTDPAQPLADVEVDTAPLSTARVDVESALAPALLAAAADLVGVANAALARSVEHAKSRQQFGKPIGAFQGVKHSLADNYVSVERARSLTYAAAARLDDPATTAEAGWTAAALAKAAAGDAALSCARTAVQVHGAIAQTWEHDIHLYLRHAWQRAAALGDSRALYHAVGRRFARGTT from the coding sequence ATGGATGTTGGGTTGAATTCCGAGCAACTCGCGCTGCGCGACAGCGTGCGCGATATTCTGCGCACCGAATGCCCGCCCGACGTCGCCCGCCAAGCTTTGACCGATCCGGAGCGCTGGCGCACCCTGTGGAAAACCGTCGTCGACCTGGGCTGGACCGAGCTTGCAACGCCCGGCGGAGATTTCGGCATGGTCGAGCGCACTGTGGTGCTGGAGGAATGTGGTGCCGCGATTGCACCCGTTCCGCTGCTGAGCAGCGTCGGTCTCGCGGCCGGAGTCTTGCGGGCATGCGGTCCGGCAGGGCACGGAGCGTTGGGCGAAATCGCCGACGGCGTCGTGGCCGCGCTCGCTGTCCACCCGCCGGGACAGCGGCTGCCCGGCGTGCCGATGACCCTGCAGGATGGGCGGCTGCGCGGGCGGGCCGTCGCGGTGGCTGACCTTGCGCGCGCCGAGCTGATGGTCACTTTGGCCACTGCCGACGACGGCGTGGTGGCTGCCGTCACACGCGTCGGCGACGGCATCAGCATTCAGCCGGCCGACTGCACCGATCCCGCCCAGCCGCTGGCCGACGTCGAGGTCGACACTGCGCCGCTGAGCACCGCGCGGGTAGACGTTGAATCGGCTTTGGCGCCAGCGCTTCTCGCAGCAGCCGCTGACCTCGTTGGCGTGGCCAACGCCGCGCTGGCGCGCTCGGTCGAGCATGCGAAGTCTCGCCAGCAGTTCGGCAAGCCGATCGGCGCCTTTCAGGGGGTCAAGCACTCATTGGCCGACAACTACGTCAGCGTGGAGCGTGCCCGCAGCCTGACCTATGCGGCGGCCGCTCGCCTCGATGATCCGGCCACCACCGCAGAAGCCGGCTGGACTGCCGCCGCGCTGGCCAAGGCCGCCGCAGGGGATGCGGCACTGAGCTGTGCACGCACCGCGGTTCAGGTGCACGGCGCGATCGCACAAACCTGGGAGCACGACATCCACCTCTACCTGCGGCACGCATGGCAACGCGCGGCTGCGCTGGGCGATAGTCGGGCGCTTTACCACGCCGTCGGCCGCCGCTTCGCCAGGGGCACAACGTGA